A single window of Nicotiana sylvestris chromosome 3, ASM39365v2, whole genome shotgun sequence DNA harbors:
- the LOC138888258 gene encoding protein MTL1-like: MQMVSLQDYIEFLQYKAFKQTSSKIASVVQTDSIMTCISQSSISESWVIDSGASDHISGNKSLFTSISYSQSLPTVTMANRSQTMATAIGQASPLLSLPLDSILYVSDSSFNLIAISRLDKSLKSVVSFLDDLVFIQECSTGRIIGKDKLAPRALKCIFLGYSRTQKGYRCYSPNFQRYLMPGDVTFFEIQSYFTSSGNHLDISEVLPVPSFGDSVTISHLSSSIAPIATPPPIAPVAALPPTAPIPPTIVSMPPPSPV; the protein is encoded by the exons ATGCAGATGGTTTCCTTACAGGATTATATTGAGTTCCTTCAGTATAAAGCATTTAAACAAACATCCTCAAAGATAGCTTCCGTTGTTCAAACAGATAGTATCATGACTTGTATCTCCCAATCTTCAATCTCTGAGTCTTGGGTCATTGATTCAGGTGCATCTGATCATATTTCTggtaacaaatctcttttcactagTATTTCATATTCTCAATCTCTTCCAACGGTCACAATGGCCAATAGGTCTCAAACCATGGCAACTGCAATAGGTCAAGCAAGTCCACTTCTTTCCTTACCTTTAGATTCAATTCTTTATGTTTCTGATAGTTCTTTTAATCTCATAGCTATTAGTCGCTTAGACAAATCACTTAAATCTGTTGTTTCATTTCTTGATGACCTTGTTTTTATACAAGAATGCAGTACAGGGCGGATCATTG gaaaagataagttagctcctcgtgctcttaAGTGCATATTTCTGGGTTACTCGAGAACACAAAAGGGATATCGATGCTATTCTCCTAACTTTCAGCGGTATCTTATGCCCGGTGATGTTACCTTCTTTGAAATCCAATCATACTTCACAAGTTCGGgtaatcacttagatatttctgaggtgCTACCAGTTCCGTCTTTTGGAGATTCAGTCACTATCTCCCATTTATCTTCCTCCATAGCTCCAATTGCAACTCCGCCACCTATAGCTCCAGTTGCAGCTCTACCACCTACAGCTCCAATTCCACCAACTATAGTTTCAATGCCACCACCTAGTCCAGTTTAA